In the Solanum pennellii chromosome 5, SPENNV200 genome, one interval contains:
- the LOC107019423 gene encoding DNA-binding protein HEXBP-like — protein sequence MGSSSIENPENFIEELKKSIKQGGVPAMLIGHMDISRLMDYVQNVEDKKLRDREEFSCFKCVHEGHFMKECPKNSKGSGNQGNRAKFSSIAPLGRAAPKGTTSGTSGGANCLYAITSPHEQNNSPNVVTGIDQNLYF from the exons ATGGGTTCAAGCAGTATTGAGAATCCAGAGAATTTTATTGAGGAACTGAAGAAG TCTATAAAGCAAGGAGGGGTGCCAGCGATGCTAATTGGGCACATGGATATATCAAGGTTGATGGACTATGTGCAGAATGTTGAAGACAAGAAGTTGAGGGACAGGGAAGAATTCA gttgtttcaagtgtgtaCATGAGGGTCATTTCATGAAAGAGTGTCCCAAGAACAGTAAAGGTAGTGGGAATCAGGGAAATAGAGCCAAATTTTCATCAATTGCTCCACTAGGAAGGGCTGCACCTAAAGGAACTACTTCTGGTACTAGCGGAGGAGCAAATtgcctctatgcaatcactagtcCTCATGAGCAAAATAACTCTCCaaatgttgtcactggtattgATCAaaatctttacttttga